The Paludisphaera rhizosphaerae genome segment GTCGCCGAGGCCCTCCGCGCCGAGGCCCGTAAACTCCGCGGCGAGCCTGCCCCCGCCGACGCTCCCGCTGAGGAGCCGGCCGCGGACGTCGCGCCGGCCCTCGACCTCGGCGCGCTCGCCGAACTGGGCGAAGGTCGAGCCGCCGCGCCGGCGAAACGCTCTCAGTCGGCCGCGTCTCGTCCCGCCGCCCCCCGGATCGCAACGGCCGAGGCCGCCGATCTGGCCGCGTCGCCGCTGGTCCGCAAGATGCTCCGCACCGTGCTGGCCGAGCCGGTCGCACTCAATCCGGACGAACGGTACTTCTACGGCTATTACCTCGCCTACCTCCTCGTCGGCTCTCGACGGCGGCCTTTCTACGCTCGTCGCGATCTGGAACGCCTCAACGCCGACCGGGCCCGGCTGATCCTCGCCCTGACCTACGCGTTGATCGCGCCCGACACCGAGGCCGCCGTGCAGGAGGCCGCCCAACTCCTGGACCAGCGAATCGAGGTCCGCCCCTCGCTCAACCCGGCGGTCGTCGCCAAGTTCCTGAGCTGGCGCGACTCCCCGAGCCGGAAGCGGACGCTTCGTCAGGTCCGCAAGGCGATCCAGGACGCCAGCAAATACGCCCGTGAGAAGATGACCGACGCCAAGGGCGTGATGAACGTCGGCCTGATTCCGCGCTCGCTGGACGACCTTCGCAAGATCGCCCCCGACCGCGAGGTCGGCGACGATCTGGTCGAGCGCTGGAACCGCCTGGCCGACGCCTGGCGCGAACATCCCGACCTCCGCGACGCAGTCCTCCGTTATGCGGGAGGAGCCGCCTATCGCGATCCCTCCGGCGTGGCGATGTGGGCCGAGGTCGTCTACCCGCTCGTCGAGATGGCCCGCTTGCAGCGAGCCCGTCGGGGGCGATTCAGCGGCGTCTGGCACTTCGTGAGCAGCCGAGTCCTCCACCTGCCCGATCCCGGCGAGAAGCTGCACAAGACGCTCACGCGCCTGCTGGCTCCGCGAGTCGTCGAGCAGCTCGACCGCTCGGCCGTGCAACTCGATCGCGTCCTCTCCCGCGCCGAGGACGACGAGGAGGCCGGCGACGAACAGGACGCCCGCGCGGCGAGGCTCGCCCACGGGACGGAGGCGGCCCGGATCGGCGAGATCGCCTCGGAGCCCGAGGCCGAGGCCCTTGTCACCGACGCCGTCTCACTCGTCGACGTCGACCCGATCCGGTTCCTCCAGGGCGAGCTGCACGAACTCTGGAAGGAAGCCGCTGCCTCGCTCGGCCGAGCCCCCGGCGGGCCTGGCGCCCGCCCGGCGGGGCATCGCCACACCCCGCTGGGCCCGTACCGACTGGCGGTCGTTCCCTCGATCCGAGGCGCGGCGGCCGGCCAGGTGGTGATCCAGGGGATGCCCAGCAAGCAGATCGAGATGCTCACCCCCTCGCTTCGCACCGCCGGCTCCCGCAACCGCGCCCTGATCGCGGCCTGGGTCTACGACGACAACAGCCTGCTGTTGACGTACAGCGACTTCAAGAGCACCCAGCGCTACATCCTCTGGGACGCCCCCCACAGCCGACAGACCACCTACGCCGACCCGGCCGAGGTCTACCGGGATCTCGAGAGCCAGGGTATGGAAGTCCCCGAGGCGATGGAGACCGCCCTCAGCCGCAGCTTCCGCCCTCAGGGGGGCCGACGCTGATCCCGCCGCCTCCCCTCCTCAGTAGCCGTTGGGCGACTTCGGAAACCGGGACGTGTCGACGTAGTGGTACGCGCCGCCGCTTTCGGTGGCTAACCGTCGCAGAGGCGTGTTCTGGCCGATGTCCCGGCCAAGGCCGAACTCGATGGCCTGGATTCGGCTCCCCTTCGATTCGGCCAGGACGGTCTCGACGTTGTCGTTGGTCATCGAGGCGGCGTCGGTGAGGAAGAAGATGACTTCGGGCCTGTCGACCAGGGCGGTCCGGAGCGCGAGCAGGTGATCCGTGCCGCCGAACGGGGCGACGGCCGCAAGCTGCGCGCGGACGCGCGACTTGTTGGCGGCGGTCGCCTGCATGATGCCGCGACGGCCCTGGGCGTCGGTCAGCTTGCGGGCGTTGAGGTCGTAGAAGGTGACCGAGAAGCCGACGTCGGGCGGCAGACGGTCGAGACTCGCCAGCAGCTCGCGCTTGGCGATGTCGAGCGCGTTGCGGGTGCTCATGCTGCCGGAGCAGTCGATCACGTAGGCGAACGACCGGCCGTGTTCGCGGCTGCCGAAGAACTCGGTTCCCGGCCCGACGCCCCGGCCGATCCCCCCGCCGGAGCCTCCCCCTTCGCCGCCTCCCCCGCCGTCGCCGGATCCCGGGATCATGCCCGGGGAAGGGGACGGCAGGTCGGGGATGTCGCGGGCGAGAGTCTCGACGAGTTTGACGTCGCTCTGGGGGAGGATCTCGTTCAGCAGGGCGTCGGCCGTGGGGTCGTGGACCTGCTTCACCGCCGGCGCGACGGTCGGCTTCGAGATCAGGTTCGGGTCGGCCATGCCGCCGATCTCGCCCGGTCCACCGCCTCCGCCGGAGCCCGATTCGCGATCAGCCCGGTTGTCGACCGGCTCAAGCTCGCCGCGCAGGGCCCTGCGATCGGCCTCGTCCTCTTTCGAGGAGACCACCGAGAGGACCGTCAGCGAGGCCAGCATGGCGAGCAGGACGTGGAACGCCGTCGACGTCGCCAGCGAGCGCGGGTCGGTCAACGGCGTGTCGCCCAGATGGTGCTTAGGGGCTGTCGCCATCGGTGGGCTCCGGTTCGAGGAATTCGGGATCGGGGCCGGGCTCAGGACGAGGTCCCTGGCTCCGCCTACGCCGCCGTGGACCCGACGCCATGGCCAACGATCGCCAGGCGAGCAATCCGCCGATCGCCGCCAGCCCGACGAACAATCCTACGATCGCCAACGGCCCAGGCCAGTCGTTTCGAGGGGATTCCTCGGTCGCAGCCGGTGCGGGCTTTTCGACGACCGGCGCTGCCGGGCCGACGATCAACGGGGCCAGCCGGTCGCCCTCGGCCTTGTACCGGACGCGTCGGAGGTAGGTCCCCGTGAATGTCACCGACGCCCCCGTGGCGACGCCCGTCTCGCGGGGAGGAGCCGGGAAGACGACGCAGAGAAGGTCGCCCGACGGCTGTTCGATCCACGACTCGACGAGCGCGGGGAAACTGCCGACGGCGTCCTGGCGGAAGCTCCGAACCACCCGGCCCGAGACCGCCACGCGACGGTTGCGGAACTCGTCGGGACGCTCCCAGAGGTCGCGGAACGTCGCCGGCCGGGGCGGGGACGCATCCCCTTTGCCGGTTAGCGCATCGTGCTCGGCAGCGAGGTCGGTCAGGCCCAAAGGGGCGTCGTCCTGGGCCGTGGCGGAGGTTGCGACGAGCATCGCGACGACGAGAGCCGCCCATCGCCCGATCATGGCCCGACTCCTACAGGAGCCAACCGAACGGCCGAGACGCCCGACGAGGAGCAGACCGCGATGATCCGCGCCGCGGGCTCGTAGAGCAGGCGGTCGTCGGCGATGAGGCGGACGCGCAGCGGACGATTGCCGAGCAACTCGACGTACCGCCGCAGGCGCTGGGTGAGCTGCGTCAGATCGGCCACGGGGGCCTCGCCGAGACGCAGCGATTTCAGATCGCCCAGGTCGTCGGCCTCGGCGCGGATGATAACGTCGTTTTCCAGGTCGACGTCGACGGTTCGCGAGGTCGGCCGGGCCATCCCTCGCGGGGCGCTAGGGAGGGCGGCGGGGGTGGTCGGCAGGTGGAGGTCGACGTGGGTCTCGGCGGTCGGCGGGCGGAACGTCAGGATGAAGAACGCCAGGAGCTGGAACGCCATGTCGAGCATCGGCGCGACCGGGAAATAGACGTCGTCGGGCGGGCCGGGGCGGTAACGCCGCTTGCGGCGAGGCTCGTCGTCGGTCGATGGAGTTCTGGGGATCGGGGGCGCGACGCTCACGGCTGCTCCCGGTTGAGGACGACGAGGCTGAAGTTGGCGAACCCCTGCGACTGGGCCTCCACGAGCGTCTTCCGCACCGCCCCGTACGACGCCTCGCGATCGGCCCGCAGGACGACCACCGTGGGGAGTTCGCCACCCGGATCCGGTTCGTTGAATTGAAGTCGGAGCGTGGGGGGCTCGGGGCGCGTTGCCGTGGTGGGCTCGGATTGGATCAACTCAAGTCCGGCGCGGCGGGACTGGGCCTGTTGCTTCCACCAGGCCGTCGCCGCGTCTCCCTGGAGGGGATGACCATCGACCAGGAGATTCCCGCGGGCGTCGATCGCGGCGGCGAGGCGGTCCAGCGCCAGGTCCGCGCCGGGCAGCGCGGCCGGGGCCACGGGGAGCCTCACGGCGCGGGTTTCCCCCTCGATCTGGTTGCCGAAGTGGACCAGCATCATGAAGAACGTGATTAACTGCAGGACCAGATCCAGCAGCGGCGTCAAGTTCGGGTTCAGGACGTGATCGGGGGACGAGCGCGACATGGGGCGTCCTCGTCCAGGGTCACTCGTCGCGCGCCGGCGGCAGGATCGGCCGCGGCGGAGCGCCGCTCGACGCCGCTAGCGCCGCGTTGAGGGCGAACGGATGCGGATGGGCGCCCGGCCCCGCCGGCGGGGAAGCGGCCGGCGCAGTGGGCTCCTGGGCTTTCACTCCAGGGACGAACTGCTCCAGCAACGGCTCGGCGGCCATCTCGGCTTCCAGCGACATCCGCGCGATCCGGTTGCGGAAGAAGGCGTAGAAGTAGATCGCCGGGATCGAGATGGCGATCCCTTCCAGCGTGGCGAAGAGCGCCGTGGAGATCCCCTCGGCGAGCAGGCTGGCCTGAGGCGCGGTCCCCTTGGTGGCGATGACGCGGAACGCCTTGATCATGCCGTAGACCGTCCCCACCAGGCCGATCATCGGGCCGAGGGTGCCGACGGTCGCCAGGTAGGTCGTCCGGTGCTCCATCTCCATCGTGGCGTCTTCGTTGGCCATCTCCATCGCCCGCCGCGCCGGGGCGACTCCCGTGGGGAGCTTCTGAACGCCGGCTGACAGGATCCGTGCGAACAGCGATCGATCGTTCATGAGTCGGTTGTAGGCGTCGCCGAAGCGGCGCTGGTCCAGCAGGTCGCGGATGTCGCGGACGACCAACCTGGGCGCGGCGGCCGAGGTCCGGTAGTTCAAGGCCATCCAGACGATCAAGGCCACGAGGTAGAAGGACATCACCGCGATCACGACGCCGATCAGGCCCGAGGCGCGGAACATCCACCGCAGGAACGACTCGTCCCCACCACCCTCGTCGGACTGACCGGGGGTTGAGGTCGACTCCGTCGCCTTCGTCGAGATTGGGGCTCCGCTCGGAGCCTCCTGAGCCGTCGCGACCGCCGGAACGGCCGTCAGCCAAAGCGTCAGAAGCCCGATCCCGAGCCAGACCGCGAACGCTCTCGCCCGGCCTTGCCGTGTTTCCATCACCGCCGGACCTCCCGCCTTGGGTCGTCTGCCGCCGCTTCTCTCACCTTACTCGATCGCTCCCGATCGGACAAACGCAACCGCCGCGCCCATTCGCTCGACGCGCAGGCTCTTTCCAATTCAGCGTTTTCGCTCGCCCGACTGGTCCGCTCGCGGTCGGTTTCAACCGGAGATCGGTTCGGCGAGTGGGCCATAGAAGGCGGGGCGGCGATCGGCGAAGCGGTCGATCTCGTGACGGCCGGGGACGCGGACGAGTCGCTTGGTCCGCGATTTTTGGGGATCGAGGTCGGCGAACAGGATGGTCTCCTCGGAGTCGTTCGCCCTGGCGAGGACGGCCCCGGCCGGGTCGGCGATCGAGCTGGCCCCGATGAACCGGAACCCGCTCTCGGTCCCAACTCGGTTCACCGCCATGAAATAGACCACGTTCTCCATGGCGCGGGTCGGAACCATGTGTTCCGCCTGGCATTCGCTGCGGGGAGGCCAGTTGGTGGGGAGGGCGATCAGGTCCGCCCCCTGGAGCGCGAGGAGCCGTGGAGCTTCCGGGAACGCTCCGTCGTAGCAGATCAGTACGCCGACCCGAAGGCCGGCGATTTCGTAGACGGCCGGTGGACGGTTCCCGGGATCGACGTGCATGTCGATGCCGAGATGGGGGAGGTGGATCTTGCGATAATTCCCCACAACGCCTTCCGGTCCGACCAGGGCGCAGGCGTTGTACAGGCTGTCGCCGTCTTTTTCCAGGAAGCCGAAGATGCACGCGCAGCCGGTTTCCCGGGCAGCCTCGGCGACGGCGGCCGTCTCCGGGCCTTCGAGTGGGACGGCGTGGGCGAAGCCCTCCTCGCGGCTCGCGAACCCGTATCCGGAGAGGGCGCATTCGGGGAAGACGGCCAGCTTCGCCCCGCCGCTCGCGGCGGCCTTCAGGCCGGCGACGATCCGTCCGAGGTTGTGGTCGACTTGCCCAAGCAGCGGCTCCATCTGAACCGCCGCGACTCGAATCGACTCCGCCATGTCGCGTCCTCTCCAGGGTGACGAGTCAGACCGTCACGGCAACTGCTGTTTCACCTTCTGAATCGCCGTTGGGATGTCCGTGCAGTGGACGTCGAGCCCCAGGCCGATGGCGAGGTAGTAGTCGTTGACCGCGTGGCCGGGCCAGCCGTTGACCTTCAACCCCTGCTTGTGGGCGTCTTCAACGTCGGTTCGCGACGTTCCCTTCAACTGGCAGGCGATCCGATCCGCGCCGACCGCCTTGGCCTTCTGGATGAACTCGGCCGAGCAGGGCTTGCCGGCGATGAGCGACATCGGCGCCTTCGGGTCGAGAGCATGGACGGCCTTGAGGGGACGCTCGTCGAACGAGGTGTAAATGTAGGTCGAGGATTCCGGCTTGCGAGCCTGGGCCGCCTTGTAGAGCGTCTGGCAGTAGGGCTCGATTCGACCGTCGGGATAGAGCGTCTTGTTGCTCGTCTTCATCTCCAGCTCGATGTAGCAACCCGGCTTGTCGGCGAAGTAGTCGAGAAACTCGTCCAGGAACAGGAGCTTTTGGCCTTTCTTGCCGGTCACGTTCTTCAACTCCGCTGCCGACATCTCCTCGACGGCCCCCTTGGCGTTGTACGTCCGGTCGAGGGCGTCGTCGTGGAGGATGACGAGGGCCCCGTCCTTGGTCATGCGCACGTCGGTCTCGAAGCCGCGGATTCCCTTCTCGTAAGACGAGCGGAAGGCTTCCATCGTGTTCTCTTCGAATTCATAACTGCCGCCGCGGTGGGCGAGGATGATCGGGCGCTGCTCCTGGGCGATCGTCGTGGATGAATCAACGAACAAGGGGCAGGCGGCCAGGAGGAGGATCGCGGACCGGCGGATCATGTCGAAGGCTCCAGAGAGTGAGAGACTCGGCAGGGCCCGATTGTATAGGCGTTGCGCCGGCGGGGACGAGGGCGGGCTCCGAAAAAATTCGAGGGCGCAAGAAGCGGGCCTCCCGGCTCACAGGGGAGCGGGGAGGCCCAAAGGGTTATCGATTCGATCGGTTTGGCGTCAGGCGCCGGCGTGCTCGAAGACCTGATCGGCCTCGGCGGCTCCGGCGAGGTCGGATTCCATCTCGCGGAGTTCCTTGCTCTCGGTCTTGGACCGCCAGACGGCCCAGGCCACGCCCGTGATGCAGAGCAGGCCGACCACATAGAGCACCCAGGCGTTCGGGCCCTTGGCGGTGGTCAGGATGGTCGGGATGGCCAGCAGGCTGACCATGTTCATGACCTTGATCAGCGGGTTGAGCGCCGGGCCGGCCGTGTCCTTCAGGGGGTCGCCGACGGTGTCGCCGGTGACGGCGGCCTTGTGCTTCTCAGAGCCCTTGCCGGTGGTCGCGGTGCGAGGCTCGTCCTCGATGGCCTTCTTGGCGTTGTCCCAGGCGCCGCCGGCGTTGGACATGAAGACCGCCAGCAACTGACCCACGATGATCATCCCCGCCAGGAATCCGCCGAGCGCCTGGGCGCCCAGGAAGATGCCGACCAGGATCGGAACCAGGATGGCCAGCAGCGCGGGGCCGACCAGCTCGTTCTGGGCGGCGGAGGTGCAGATGTTGACCACGCGGCCGTAGTCGGGCTTCTTGACGCCGCTCCAGATGTCCTTGTCGCGGAACTGGGTGCGGCATTCCTTGACGATCAGGAACGCGGCCCGGCCCACCGCACGGATGAGCATC includes the following:
- a CDS encoding serine/threonine-protein kinase, producing MIGPGSTLNDRFLLLKELGRGGMGAVYAATDQVLQRDVAIKLLKDQQAGGEVAKRLRLEAQIAARLLHDNVVRIYDFGLAGNTSYLVMEQVDGVSYVRRWRALGLAERLAILAGVADALDYAHRQGVIHRDVKPGNVLLTSTDVPKLSDFGLSLLAEHDDVAGVVRGTPHYMSPEQATAKRLTYKTDLYSLGVMLYESATGAVPFTGAPMAVMAMHANTAPPPIPRDRGISPELERLILSLMAKRPEDRPAGGAVVAEALRAEARKLRGEPAPADAPAEEPAADVAPALDLGALAELGEGRAAAPAKRSQSAASRPAAPRIATAEAADLAASPLVRKMLRTVLAEPVALNPDERYFYGYYLAYLLVGSRRRPFYARRDLERLNADRARLILALTYALIAPDTEAAVQEAAQLLDQRIEVRPSLNPAVVAKFLSWRDSPSRKRTLRQVRKAIQDASKYAREKMTDAKGVMNVGLIPRSLDDLRKIAPDREVGDDLVERWNRLADAWREHPDLRDAVLRYAGGAAYRDPSGVAMWAEVVYPLVEMARLQRARRGRFSGVWHFVSSRVLHLPDPGEKLHKTLTRLLAPRVVEQLDRSAVQLDRVLSRAEDDEEAGDEQDARAARLAHGTEAARIGEIASEPEAEALVTDAVSLVDVDPIRFLQGELHELWKEAAASLGRAPGGPGARPAGHRHTPLGPYRLAVVPSIRGAAAGQVVIQGMPSKQIEMLTPSLRTAGSRNRALIAAWVYDDNSLLLTYSDFKSTQRYILWDAPHSRQTTYADPAEVYRDLESQGMEVPEAMETALSRSFRPQGGRR
- a CDS encoding vWA domain-containing protein, translating into MATAPKHHLGDTPLTDPRSLATSTAFHVLLAMLASLTVLSVVSSKEDEADRRALRGELEPVDNRADRESGSGGGGGPGEIGGMADPNLISKPTVAPAVKQVHDPTADALLNEILPQSDVKLVETLARDIPDLPSPSPGMIPGSGDGGGGGEGGGSGGGIGRGVGPGTEFFGSREHGRSFAYVIDCSGSMSTRNALDIAKRELLASLDRLPPDVGFSVTFYDLNARKLTDAQGRRGIMQATAANKSRVRAQLAAVAPFGGTDHLLALRTALVDRPEVIFFLTDAASMTNDNVETVLAESKGSRIQAIEFGLGRDIGQNTPLRRLATESGGAYHYVDTSRFPKSPNGY
- a CDS encoding ExbD/TolR family protein, translating into MSVAPPIPRTPSTDDEPRRKRRYRPGPPDDVYFPVAPMLDMAFQLLAFFILTFRPPTAETHVDLHLPTTPAALPSAPRGMARPTSRTVDVDLENDVIIRAEADDLGDLKSLRLGEAPVADLTQLTQRLRRYVELLGNRPLRVRLIADDRLLYEPAARIIAVCSSSGVSAVRLAPVGVGP
- a CDS encoding ExbD/TolR family protein is translated as MSRSSPDHVLNPNLTPLLDLVLQLITFFMMLVHFGNQIEGETRAVRLPVAPAALPGADLALDRLAAAIDARGNLLVDGHPLQGDAATAWWKQQAQSRRAGLELIQSEPTTATRPEPPTLRLQFNEPDPGGELPTVVVLRADREASYGAVRKTLVEAQSQGFANFSLVVLNREQP
- a CDS encoding MotA/TolQ/ExbB proton channel family protein, yielding METRQGRARAFAVWLGIGLLTLWLTAVPAVATAQEAPSGAPISTKATESTSTPGQSDEGGGDESFLRWMFRASGLIGVVIAVMSFYLVALIVWMALNYRTSAAAPRLVVRDIRDLLDQRRFGDAYNRLMNDRSLFARILSAGVQKLPTGVAPARRAMEMANEDATMEMEHRTTYLATVGTLGPMIGLVGTVYGMIKAFRVIATKGTAPQASLLAEGISTALFATLEGIAISIPAIYFYAFFRNRIARMSLEAEMAAEPLLEQFVPGVKAQEPTAPAASPPAGPGAHPHPFALNAALAASSGAPPRPILPPARDE
- a CDS encoding carbon-nitrogen hydrolase family protein — its product is MAESIRVAAVQMEPLLGQVDHNLGRIVAGLKAAASGGAKLAVFPECALSGYGFASREEGFAHAVPLEGPETAAVAEAARETGCACIFGFLEKDGDSLYNACALVGPEGVVGNYRKIHLPHLGIDMHVDPGNRPPAVYEIAGLRVGVLICYDGAFPEAPRLLALQGADLIALPTNWPPRSECQAEHMVPTRAMENVVYFMAVNRVGTESGFRFIGASSIADPAGAVLARANDSEETILFADLDPQKSRTKRLVRVPGRHEIDRFADRRPAFYGPLAEPISG
- a CDS encoding glycerophosphodiester phosphodiesterase translates to MIRRSAILLLAACPLFVDSSTTIAQEQRPIILAHRGGSYEFEENTMEAFRSSYEKGIRGFETDVRMTKDGALVILHDDALDRTYNAKGAVEEMSAAELKNVTGKKGQKLLFLDEFLDYFADKPGCYIELEMKTSNKTLYPDGRIEPYCQTLYKAAQARKPESSTYIYTSFDERPLKAVHALDPKAPMSLIAGKPCSAEFIQKAKAVGADRIACQLKGTSRTDVEDAHKQGLKVNGWPGHAVNDYYLAIGLGLDVHCTDIPTAIQKVKQQLP